From the genome of Ignavibacteriales bacterium, one region includes:
- the lpxA gene encoding acyl-ACP--UDP-N-acetylglucosamine O-acyltransferase, which translates to MSNIHPTAIVSPKAKLAHDIIVGPFAVINDDVEIDEGCEIGPNAVIYDFARIGKRVKIFQGASISNLPQDLKFDKGKTLLKIDDDTTVREFATLHRGTHATGETRIGKNCLLMAYAHIAHDCHIGDNCIIANGVQLAGHVEIEDTVIIGGLAAVHQFGKIGKHAMVGGGSMANMDVPPFIMTSGYPARFMGLNIIGLRRRGFTNEEIDAIKETYRIFYNSGMNPVAAKEKIVEKFGTQPHVKSILEFMEKSSRGLVRK; encoded by the coding sequence ATGAGCAATATTCATCCAACCGCAATCGTAAGTCCTAAAGCAAAACTTGCACATGATATTATAGTTGGTCCATTTGCTGTAATCAATGACGATGTTGAAATTGATGAGGGATGTGAAATCGGTCCCAATGCTGTGATTTATGATTTTGCGAGAATCGGGAAACGTGTAAAAATTTTTCAAGGAGCTTCAATCTCCAACTTACCGCAAGATTTAAAATTCGATAAAGGGAAAACATTACTAAAAATTGACGACGACACAACAGTCCGTGAATTTGCAACTCTTCACCGCGGAACTCATGCAACCGGCGAAACACGCATCGGAAAAAATTGTTTGTTGATGGCTTATGCCCATATCGCCCACGATTGTCATATCGGCGATAACTGCATCATCGCAAATGGCGTTCAACTTGCCGGACATGTAGAGATCGAAGACACAGTTATAATCGGCGGTTTAGCAGCTGTTCATCAATTTGGTAAAATTGGAAAACACGCCATGGTAGGCGGCGGCTCTATGGCGAATATGGATGTTCCCCCGTTTATTATGACTTCCGGTTACCCAGCACGTTTTATGGGATTGAATATTATCGGTTTGAGACGGAGAGGTTTTACAAATGAAGAGATTGACGCGATAAAAGAAACTTACCGGATCTTTTACAATTCCGGAATGAATCCTGTCGCGGCTAAAGAAAAAATTGTTGAAAAATTCGGAACTCAGCCTCACGTTAAAAGCATTCTTGAATTTATGGAGAAATCATCACGCGGATTAGTTCGTAAATGA
- the rfaE1 gene encoding D-glycero-beta-D-manno-heptose-7-phosphate kinase, whose translation MINVSLKKLNALKNNFKGKRIAVIGDLMLDCYYWGGITRISPEAPVPVLEVDNEFYRFGGAMNVAYNILTLGGVPIPIGVIGKDNEGKIFKKLLNEKNISAKGIVIDSKRPTTSKTRVIADKQHVVRIDKEKRTKISSQTEKKILDLLKKTIKSIDAVILQDYNKGVLTENLIKQVIELAHKANKVVTVDPKFDNFFTYQNVTVFKPNRKETEDVFGTRIRSAEDISKAGQKLLDQLKCKYALLTLGENGIALFEKGKPERRVPTIARKVSDVSGAGDTVISTLTMALTAGADIFDAAYLANYAGGLVCQEVGIVPIELNILFNAVAKELK comes from the coding sequence ATGATTAATGTCTCGCTAAAAAAACTGAACGCATTAAAAAATAATTTCAAAGGAAAGCGGATTGCAGTAATAGGTGATTTGATGCTTGATTGTTATTACTGGGGCGGAATAACCAGAATATCCCCCGAAGCACCCGTGCCCGTTTTGGAAGTTGATAATGAGTTTTACCGTTTCGGCGGTGCAATGAATGTTGCTTACAATATATTAACTCTCGGAGGAGTTCCAATTCCAATCGGAGTGATTGGAAAAGATAATGAAGGAAAAATTTTCAAAAAACTTTTAAACGAGAAAAATATTTCTGCAAAAGGTATTGTTATAGATTCTAAACGACCGACTACATCAAAGACGCGTGTTATAGCGGACAAACAGCATGTTGTTCGCATTGATAAAGAGAAGAGAACTAAAATTTCTTCTCAAACCGAAAAAAAAATACTAGATCTTTTAAAAAAGACAATCAAAAGTATAGATGCCGTTATTCTGCAAGATTACAACAAGGGTGTACTGACCGAAAATTTAATAAAGCAAGTAATTGAACTTGCGCATAAAGCAAACAAAGTTGTAACCGTTGATCCGAAATTTGACAATTTCTTTACTTACCAGAATGTAACGGTTTTCAAACCGAACAGAAAAGAGACCGAAGATGTATTCGGAACCAGAATAAGGTCCGCCGAAGATATTTCTAAAGCTGGGCAAAAATTATTGGATCAATTAAAATGTAAATACGCACTTCTGACTTTAGGAGAAAACGGTATTGCATTATTCGAAAAAGGGAAACCGGAAAGACGTGTTCCTACAATTGCCAGAAAAGTTTCGGATGTCTCCGGTGCCGGTGATACTGTAATATCAACACTCACTATGGCACTTACAGCCGGAGCCGATATTTTTGACGCCGCATATCTTGCTAATTATGCGGGCGGATTAGTCTGTCAGGAAGTTGGAATTGTTCCGATCGAATTAAATATTTTGTTCAACGCAGTAGCCAAAGAGTTAAAATGA
- the rfaE2 gene encoding D-glycero-beta-D-manno-heptose 1-phosphate adenylyltransferase, protein MNYVKNIDELTAIRNDLKQQNKKVVFTNGVFDILHAGHVDYITKAKEKGDVLIVGVNSDSSVKSIKGELRPIVNQQERAFIISSLKPVDYVVVFDEDTPDEIINKLIPDVLVKGADWSIDKIVGREIVEANGGKVETIEFVNDNSTTNIIKTVLERFKK, encoded by the coding sequence ATGAATTACGTAAAAAATATTGATGAGCTTACCGCAATCAGAAATGATTTGAAACAGCAAAATAAAAAAGTTGTTTTTACAAACGGTGTCTTCGATATTCTTCATGCCGGTCACGTTGATTATATTACCAAAGCAAAAGAGAAAGGTGATGTGCTGATTGTTGGTGTAAACTCCGATTCGTCCGTTAAAAGTATTAAAGGTGAGCTTCGACCGATTGTTAACCAGCAGGAACGGGCTTTTATTATCTCTTCACTTAAACCGGTTGACTACGTTGTAGTTTTTGACGAAGACACACCGGACGAAATCATCAACAAACTGATACCCGATGTTTTGGTAAAAGGCGCGGACTGGTCAATAGATAAAATTGTTGGACGGGAAATTGTTGAAGCGAACGGCGGCAAGGTGGAAACAATAGAATTTGTGAATGACAATTCTACGACGAACATAATCAAAACAGTTCTTGAAAGATTTAAAAAATAA